A genomic window from Acidimicrobiia bacterium includes:
- a CDS encoding nitroreductase family protein, with the protein MELGDALRRRRMVRNYTGEPVAPEALERIVAAGLGGPSAGWSQGISVVVVDDPGRITEIARLCGESEYVTIGFDPWLSSAGAHILLCVEPAVYRARYSEPDKNPAALEGVPWWWVDGGASMMAMLLTAVDEGLGAGIHGARGMAEVRSLLGIPVDIEVLGLMTIGHPVPDRRSGSLARGPRPGRVHRGAW; encoded by the coding sequence ATGGAGCTGGGGGACGCGCTGCGGCGGCGGCGCATGGTGCGCAACTACACCGGCGAGCCGGTGGCCCCGGAGGCTCTCGAGCGCATTGTCGCCGCCGGTCTGGGCGGCCCTTCCGCCGGCTGGTCCCAGGGCATCTCCGTCGTCGTGGTCGACGACCCCGGACGGATCACCGAGATCGCCCGGCTATGTGGCGAGAGCGAATACGTGACGATTGGATTCGACCCCTGGCTCTCGTCCGCCGGCGCCCACATCCTGCTGTGCGTCGAGCCGGCGGTGTACCGGGCCCGCTACTCCGAGCCCGACAAGAATCCGGCAGCGCTCGAGGGGGTGCCGTGGTGGTGGGTCGACGGTGGGGCGTCGATGATGGCCATGCTCCTCACGGCAGTCGACGAGGGCCTCGGTGCCGGAATCCACGGCGCCCGGGGGATGGCAGAGGTCCGGTCGCTGCTCGGCATCCCGGTCGATATCGAGGTTCTCGGGTTGATGACCATCGGCCACCCGGTGCCCGACCGACGATCAGGATCGCTCGCCCGGGGCCCCCGCCCGGGGCGTGTCCACCGTGGTGCCTGGTGA
- the metK gene encoding methionine adenosyltransferase: MQPRRHLFTSESVSMGHPDKAADQVADSILDAVLAQDPDARVACEVLLTDGMAVIAGEITADVEVDYAGVLRETMRFIGYDDQAVGFDADSAEVHVAIHEQSRDIAIGVDRGEEMGAGDQGLMFGYAIAETPELMPLPITLANKIIAAQAAARVAGTVPHLRPDAKSQVSVVYERGAPRGLASVVLSTQHGPEWNDDMPGLREAVVTEILRPALGEWWADDIAIHVNPTGRFETGGPAGDTGLTGRKIIVDTYGGWARHGGGAFSGKDPSKVDRSASYMARHVAKNIVSAGLARECEVRLGYAIGLPFPTAVTVDCRGTTDFDEEAIEAAAMEVFSFTPNGIIAALGLRRPIYRPTSYHGHFGRTPDDATGAFSWERTDKAEALRDALGVSASA; encoded by the coding sequence GTGCAGCCGCGCCGCCACCTCTTCACCAGTGAATCCGTGTCGATGGGTCATCCGGACAAGGCCGCCGACCAGGTAGCCGACTCGATCCTCGACGCCGTGCTCGCCCAGGATCCCGATGCCCGGGTCGCCTGCGAGGTCCTGTTGACCGACGGCATGGCCGTCATCGCCGGCGAGATCACTGCCGACGTCGAGGTCGACTACGCCGGGGTCCTGCGCGAAACGATGCGCTTCATCGGGTACGACGATCAGGCCGTCGGTTTCGATGCCGACTCGGCGGAGGTCCACGTCGCCATCCACGAGCAGTCGCGCGACATCGCCATCGGGGTAGATCGTGGTGAAGAGATGGGCGCGGGCGACCAGGGGCTGATGTTCGGATACGCCATCGCCGAGACCCCCGAGTTGATGCCGCTGCCGATCACCCTCGCCAACAAGATCATCGCCGCCCAGGCGGCCGCCCGGGTCGCGGGCACGGTCCCCCACCTGCGTCCCGACGCCAAGAGCCAGGTATCGGTGGTGTATGAGCGGGGCGCACCCCGGGGGCTTGCCTCAGTGGTCCTCTCCACCCAGCACGGGCCTGAGTGGAACGACGACATGCCCGGACTGCGAGAAGCGGTCGTCACCGAGATCCTCCGTCCGGCGCTCGGCGAGTGGTGGGCGGACGACATCGCCATCCATGTCAACCCGACGGGAAGGTTCGAGACGGGCGGCCCTGCCGGTGACACCGGGCTCACCGGCCGCAAGATCATCGTCGACACCTACGGCGGGTGGGCCCGACACGGCGGCGGCGCCTTCAGCGGAAAGGACCCGTCGAAGGTCGATCGATCCGCCTCGTACATGGCCCGCCACGTGGCAAAGAACATCGTCTCGGCCGGTCTCGCCCGCGAGTGCGAGGTGCGGCTCGGCTACGCCATCGGACTCCCCTTCCCCACCGCGGTCACGGTCGATTGCCGGGGCACCACCGACTTCGACGAGGAGGCCATCGAGGCGGCCGCCATGGAGGTGTTCTCATTCACCCCCAACGGGATCATCGCCGCCCTCGGCCTCCGCCGGCCGATCTACCGGCCGACCTCGTACCACGGCCATTTTGGCCGCACCCCCGACGATGCCACCGGGGCCTTCTCGTGGGAGCGGACCGACAAGGCCGAGGCCCTCCGCGACGCGCTCGGCGTCTCCGCCAGCGCCTGA
- a CDS encoding NAD(P)(+) transhydrogenase (Re/Si-specific) subunit beta, with protein sequence MNAESEAIVYLIAAVAFIVGLKRLGSPRTARSGNAVAALGMLLAIVVTLVDNEVSWMVLAGGAAVGTVVGAVLALRVQMTAMPQLVAAFNGFGGLASALVAGAVFVSVTGEVDAVDMLTITLSVVIGAITFTGSLVAYGKLQGLMSGSPITYPGQKSVNAALMLGLVGAGIWSQVSQEPVAFWVAGGIALLLGILLVIPIGGADMPVVIALLNSLSGLAAATTGFVITNSALIISGALVGASGLILTKLMTQAMNRSITHVLFGAFGTGESAAPAAAGGGNVRTTSADDLAIALSYANRVVVVPGYGLAVAQAQHQMREVANSLEGKGVEVVYGIHPVAGRMPGHMNVLLAEADVPYDRLLDLEASNSLMARTDVVLVLGANDVVNPAARDDPGSPIYGMPIIEVDKARMVVVVKRSMSPGFAGIDNPLFYHDNTLMLFADAKKALADLATALETV encoded by the coding sequence ATGAACGCCGAGTCAGAGGCGATCGTCTATCTGATCGCCGCGGTCGCATTCATCGTCGGCCTCAAGCGCCTCGGATCCCCGCGCACGGCCCGCTCCGGCAACGCCGTCGCCGCGCTCGGCATGCTCCTGGCGATCGTGGTGACCCTCGTCGACAACGAGGTCTCGTGGATGGTGCTCGCCGGCGGCGCCGCCGTCGGAACGGTGGTCGGGGCGGTGCTCGCCCTGCGCGTCCAGATGACCGCCATGCCGCAGCTGGTCGCCGCCTTCAACGGTTTCGGCGGACTCGCCTCTGCCCTGGTGGCCGGTGCGGTGTTCGTGTCGGTGACAGGGGAAGTCGACGCGGTGGACATGCTGACGATCACTCTGTCGGTGGTGATCGGGGCAATCACCTTCACCGGAAGCCTGGTCGCCTACGGCAAACTTCAGGGACTGATGAGCGGATCGCCGATCACCTACCCCGGCCAGAAGTCGGTCAACGCCGCGCTGATGCTGGGGCTGGTGGGCGCCGGAATCTGGAGTCAGGTGAGCCAGGAGCCGGTGGCATTCTGGGTGGCCGGCGGGATTGCCCTCCTCCTCGGCATCCTGCTGGTGATCCCCATCGGTGGTGCGGACATGCCAGTGGTGATCGCCCTGCTCAACTCGCTTTCAGGCCTCGCCGCCGCAACCACCGGGTTCGTGATCACCAACTCGGCTCTCATCATCAGCGGCGCCCTGGTGGGGGCGTCCGGGCTGATCCTCACCAAGTTGATGACCCAGGCAATGAACCGCTCGATCACCCATGTGCTGTTCGGGGCGTTCGGGACCGGAGAGAGTGCCGCCCCTGCCGCGGCCGGCGGAGGAAACGTGCGGACTACCAGCGCCGACGACCTCGCCATCGCGTTGTCGTACGCCAACCGAGTGGTGGTGGTCCCCGGCTACGGGCTCGCCGTCGCCCAGGCCCAGCACCAGATGCGCGAGGTGGCCAACAGCCTCGAAGGCAAAGGAGTCGAAGTGGTTTATGGCATCCACCCGGTGGCCGGGCGGATGCCGGGGCACATGAACGTCCTGCTGGCAGAGGCCGACGTGCCCTACGACCGGCTACTCGACCTCGAGGCATCCAATTCCCTCATGGCCCGGACCGATGTCGTGCTGGTCCTGGGTGCCAACGACGTGGTCAACCCGGCCGCCCGCGACGATCCCGGAAGCCCCATCTACGGGATGCCGATCATCGAAGTGGACAAGGCCCGGATGGTCGTGGTCGTCAAGCGGAGCATGTCGCCGGGCTTCGCCGGCATCGACAATCCGCTCTTCTATCACGACAACACCCTGATGCTCTTCGCCGACGCCAAGAAGGCCCTCGCCGACCTGGCGACTGCGCTCGAGACGGTCTGA
- a CDS encoding NAD(P) transhydrogenase subunit alpha → MLDPVVVGLIVFVLASFIGFELIAKVPPTLHTPLMSGSNAISGITIVGAIIATGIENDTLAAVLAFVAVAAATTNVVGGFLVTDRMLGMFRRPQRKEGE, encoded by the coding sequence ATGCTCGACCCGGTCGTCGTCGGCCTGATCGTGTTCGTGCTGGCATCTTTCATCGGTTTCGAACTGATCGCCAAGGTGCCACCGACCCTGCACACCCCGCTGATGTCGGGGTCCAATGCCATCTCGGGCATCACCATCGTCGGAGCGATCATCGCCACCGGCATCGAGAACGACACACTTGCCGCCGTGCTCGCCTTCGTGGCCGTCGCCGCGGCCACCACCAATGTGGTTGGTGGGTTCCTCGTCACCGACCGCATGCTCGGGATGTTCCGCCGTCCACAGCGGAAGGAAGGCGAATGA